AAACAAGAGATGATCTTCGACGTTCTGCTGCCGGACCAGTTCCTGGCCACGGCACCCGACCGCGGATCGCTCCGCGCCGACCTGGCCGCCGTGCTCGCCGAGATCGCGGACACCATGGCGTCTCCGCCGGAGGGGACGGTCCCCGGCCTGCTGGCCGACGTCCACGCCGACCCCGCACTGCGCGACCGGTTCGTCGAGAGGTACCTGGGATTCCAGCGCCGGACCCTCACCGAGATCCTGGACCGGGCGACCGCCCGGGGCGAACTCACCACCCGCCCCGACCCGGCCACCCTCAACGCCCTGCTCGTCGGCCCGGTCTTCGCCTGGCTGTTCCTGCTGCGCGAATCCCCCGACCAACTCCCCGCCCTGACCTCCGCCCTGCTCGACGCGACACTCGCCCTCGTCGGCGCCACACCCCCCACACCGGGTCGATGAACCGGCAGGTCGAGAGGGTCGGCCACACGGACGAGCCGGAGACTCCCGAGGAGTGATACTCAGGGCGTGTCCTGCGCGCTCCGCCGCGGGCCCGGCAAGGACCCGCACGACGCGCCCTGACCCCCGGTCGTGCGCCGATGCGCGAGGATGGGGGCATGCCGAACCGTCTCGCGGACGCGACCTCGCCCTACCTGCTGCAGCATGCCGAGAACCCGGTCGACTGGTGGCCGTGGGGCCCCGAGGCGTTCGAGGAGGCGCGGCGGCGGGGCGCGCCCATCCTGCTGTCGGTCGGGTACGCGGCCTGCCACTGGTGCCACGTGATGGCGCACGAGAGCTTCGAGGACGCCGGGGTCGCCGAGTACCTCAACGAGCGGTTCGTCGCGGTCAAGGTCGACCGGGAGGAGCGGCCGGACGTCGACGCCGTCTACATGGAG
The nucleotide sequence above comes from Streptomyces kaniharaensis. Encoded proteins:
- a CDS encoding TetR/AcrR family transcriptional regulator, which encodes MSDRKQARTQGGRPRDSRVDDAIASAVRELLTEVGYTRLTMAEVAARAGVGKAAIYRRHATKQEMIFDVLLPDQFLATAPDRGSLRADLAAVLAEIADTMASPPEGTVPGLLADVHADPALRDRFVERYLGFQRRTLTEILDRATARGELTTRPDPATLNALLVGPVFAWLFLLRESPDQLPALTSALLDATLALVGATPPTPGR